The Cryptomeria japonica chromosome 2, Sugi_1.0, whole genome shotgun sequence region AAGCGCACTTGCCACTTCAATAGTTGCTATTGTTTACCTTGTGTAGATTTTACCACTAGAATTCCTCCTACCTTTCTTGTTGGCTTTTTCCCACACTATGTTTTCCATCTTGCTTGCATTCCCTCCACCATGCCTACGTCTAGTGCTTCTATTCCTTATACTATTATATTCACATACCATATTTCCACTCACATTGCCACTAGTGTCATATGCTCCACCCATGTATCCCATATCATACTTCCTTACCAACATGTAGTCCATAGCAACCATATGTCTTACCCATTAACCAAAAATTGTTATAATATCATCCATCGGTCCATAGTTATGTTTTCACTCGTTATTTCACAAAACACTCTCTTGATTTTATTGTTTTGTACACTACTCATGTTTCTACATTGATTTGACGCATTGTCccttatttttattgatttattattatgaAAAAGAAAGATTTGATATTTTGAAAGGATTGAATATTAATAAGGGAATGTGGTTCTAAGAGTCATGCATATAAGTAAATATATATTCATAATGGTGTTCTATCTTCATTTCTAGGATAAGAAATTATATAATGATGACCTAATAGTTTACAGCCTACATTTCTGTGTACTTACACTTTCCTAAATGATATTCTTTTAAGTCATATCAAATATTGATTACttgtaaatataaataaaaaaatctttaaaaatataatatattatcaaATCATTACACCTTTCTCAAACAACTTTATAATATATTtttccaataaaaaaataatatctaaTACTCTGAAACTCTATTCCAACCATTAAACCCTTACCCAACTACTAATCCCTCTTCCCTActgaaaacacatcaacaaaaataaaccaaattttTTAATTCTAAGCTAAGAACAGACAAATCCTCCACACTTTTTGTAAACCTGAATCTTCGCAAGACATTACACTACACTGCAAGGCTGCACACTCATGTTTATTATAGTTGTCTGACATTAAAGCATTGATGGGCTGAAGGTGAAGTCCACTCCACCTGCAAGTATTTTTGTCCCAGCAAAATCCTCTACCTACACATACAATTATCATATCAATTCTAAGTTCAATGGTGCAAGTTTAGGCAACCTTTTGCTTGAATTAGCATGCAAGTTGCAACAGATCTTTTTGCAGTTGAAAAGTTAGTCACTTTATATTGATGCATTATGGTGTTGATGGTTGGATGTCACATAACTAAAATTTTGACTTCTCATCGATGAAGACTGtttttgaatttgtttgatgtgatggtacAGTGAATAGACCGTAAATGATCCTTATCGATGAGAAGTCATAACTTCAGTATAGCATCTAGCCATTGATGCCATGGTACATCCAGATGGCTGGATAGCCATTTCCATGTGAAACCTTGTGAAAATCAGAAATACATGGAAATAAATCTAGGCCTTATGTGGTGGCATTCCATTATTATTGTACACTTATAACAGTTCCAGGGAAAACCAACCTTCATAACCCTAGTAAAAACAAGGCACATGGATCACATGTTCTGTTATCTTACACTGAGACACAAGAACATTCAAGAATGGAGGGAGTAATATATGCTGTATAGCTATGATTTAGTTTATCTTACTCATTCGGCATTTATGTTCACAGAAAATAAAAGTGGAAATCAATAAATGATTTAAGCACTTACCAAAACAATGTGCCGTTTTCTTAACAAATTCCTGAATATTTCTTTAGCCTAATCTTCTCTTAGCATTTTCCAATTCCCTGATGACTGAATTTCAACTTTAAATAGTTGATGTTAAACGAGATGGAGACAAATATTATTATTTAGTGTACAATAAATACACTACAATTTGTATTTGACAGAAGCAAATTCATTGGTAATTTCATAAAAGAAGCAACCTATTTTTTAAAGCTTTCCCTGTCCCACATTTCTGACAGTAGCATATGGAGATTTAACTTCAACTTTCAATATTTAGTCATAAATGAGATGCAAACAAATAGATTGACTCGTACAACAAATTTATTGCATATTTGCAGAGACAATATTAGGGTAAACATCACATGAGATTGTACCTTCAAACTCTTACAGTCAATACACAATTGACTTAACTGAGTTGAAACTTGAATCTAAGTCACTCCTAATGtgtacttcaagaaaatttcaggcTGGTTGAGTTAAGCCTGCCAAAGGATGTTTAATGATTATATTAGAACCAAAAAAGCTTGAGCAAAACAGCCCCATTCTGTTCAGAGACCAAACCAACATCTCATTGAAATGTAAATATAAGATAAAAAATGAAAACTAAAATATTCATTTTATGATGAATTCATTTGTTTCTTCATTGGAGTTGAATATTATTCATTTCACATCTTTTAACACTAAATTTTGTTTCTTTAGGTCCAAATGTACTCTCCAATGTTGCTGAATGATGTTCTTCCACCCAACTTTCTCGACAGCATCTGAGTACTAGTGTGTTAACCACTTCAGAACGATTCGGTGGAATGACAGTATAGCCTCATGATAAGCATTTATACCCAACAATCTTCCaggtaataaaaatatcatttgcaGCTGTCATTGCCTTCGAAACAGATAGTGTCAAATGTCATTACAGTTCATTAAAAACATAAGATTTTCACAAACAATGATTCTATGAAAAAAAAGCTTTTTGAATTATATTTGGTGATCCATATCATGATGAAAAAAGATGTAATCATGGAATGTGATCTGGAATGTCAATGCGAAATCTCCTACACAAATTTCCGAAAAGCCTTCTTTTCTTAAATACAGTTCATACTAAAGAGATTGTGGATCAAGCTAATTAGTGGCACATAGAAAAGATCTTTCTGCTAATGAAAATTGTTTAAGTGGCACCCCTTAAGCATGTCAAATTGTTTATGCTTTCACCCTACAAACACTAAATTTTGCAATATCTTTCTTTAGTTAATTAGTTCTCACAATTCAGAAGAAAACAAATAGAACCATCGGAGAACTCCACTGGTGGGCAGTAAAATTTAAGAAAGAAATCTCACCTACTTCACTGCTTCATTTATGTAATATAGATAACTAGAAGCAGACAATCATATAGAGGATGAAGAGAGGAAACAGGTGAACCTGAGATTATTTTGCAGTATCACAGTTGTAAGTattaatgcaaattttgatatagtCATTGTAATGGGAAATGGATAGACTTTTGCTCTAGCCTGccactttgaaattttttttcaaatgaaGAACTTTCGGTGGCTTCACTTATTCCTCGCTTATTGGTCTAATGGGCTTTCAGGACCTAAACAATACAGGCTGAAAAGTCCGAATATTGCATAATTCTTAGTGTGGGCTGCAGGCAATTAGATGACTCTTATTTCATTAGATGCTATGCAAATACCCTTCAAACGTTTTTGAAACTTGCTTCTACTTAGTATTTACTGGTTTTCTTTGTCTACCTTTGTACAAAGTGTTTCAACAAGTATTTCATTGAGAACATGTGTGTCAAGGACCAATATGCTTTTACTTCCTCAAGTTCAAGTTCTTGAAGAATCCCACAATCTCTGTAATACAAGCTTCAGGGCACTTTGAGATTATCTTAGTAAAGTATCCCTTTGCTTTTTCATGCATCCTACTTCAACCAGGTCATGTATTACTCCATATAATGCAGTCTATTTGGCAGCATTAACAAACTCCCAAAATGAATTTTGTCAGAGAAATATATGACCTGCTTACTGTAATTAATAAACAAACAGTTGAGACAAAAAAACCTTTCATTAATAAGCAATAAATAACTTGAACAAGAAAAATATGACCTGGCTACTGCAATCAATATACCAGCCAAACCAGGCCAAACTATCCTTGAAAAATTGAGAGCTTTGCCGTTACATAATTACTGGTCAACAATACTTAATAGCTAAGATCAAAATTTGTACTACTATTTGTAAAACAGCAACAGGCATTAAGTTAAAAAAAAAGATATTGTACAATTTAAGGCCTCCTGCGCTAAAGCGAGAAAAAAATCTCATCTCTCCACCAAGGGAAATCTGGGTGTAAAATTGATCATACAATTCAAGCCTCTGTTTGGTactttctctctcacacacacatgaaCCAGATGCCTCATAAATAACTAATACATATCAGACCAGAAAACTGAATCAGACACAGGACAAGTTGCTTCTATCCTCTCTTTAGCTATGATCACAGCATTTCAGTCACTGGCATATCGTCTGCTACAATATTTCTTTATCTCCTCAGCACTTCTACCTGGAATTCGCCCAGCTATCAAAGCCCACCTGTTTCCATGTCCAATGAGATTAGTAAGACAATTAATCCACTTTAGGGCTTTTTTTATGCCCATAGAGCCCATAATTTCAAAAACATTAAGGATCCCAAAAGTACCTCTGGCCAAGTAGATTGTACAGCCTGGTTATAAGATCCTCTtcatcctctgaaaaatccatctTGCTGTCTGCATTGGTCTCTTCTGCATCCACTTCACTTTGTCAGCAGGTATATTCATGTGCTATCTATTCAATTTTAATCCAAACTTAAGGAGCCACATCATATTTGCTTGTCATGAAAAGAATAAAATTACCCAAAGCAGCATATTTTGGGATTCAGAAAGGGCTGAACACATATGGATTCATTCACTATCTATACTTGAGAGTCCAATGTTTTTTCCACAGAATAAGTATATACAAAGCAATTTTTAACCAATCCCTTTCAAAATCCTTGCATCATTATCCAAATCCCATAGCAGGGCATGCATTGCAGCCTTTTCATGAACAAAAAAACCCCAAAACGAATGATTTTACAGATTTGGAGGAACTAGGGATTTGATTGCATTTGCCAAGGACTGACTTTCTGAAACAGAACGCATATCAAGCCAATTCATATCCATACCCCATGAATCCAACTCTGTCATAAATCTATCAAGCCAAGTTTAAACCAAAATAGGTACCCACATCCTAATTCCACATTAGGACATGCATTCAAGccattgcataaacaaaatacCCCCAAAAAACAAGAATTCAACATAAGTATCTTTGAAATTGAATGCCCGAGTCCCAAACAACAACTACAATCTTTACCTTGAGAGCTCACTGAAATATTGTCCTCTGACGAGGAACGATCAATGTCACTCATGACGCTGTTGAATCCTTCAACAATTAAGTTGGGATTTGTACTGAGAACAAGTATCCAATTTGGGAAGAAATGAAGAAGTCCTCGCAAGAGAAGGCGTCAAATCTGGGCAAAGGGATGGGTTTGTTGGTTGGGGTATTTTGCACTGCTACTTAATTATATAAGTAGGTAAGGTACGGTGCTCTATGTAGTTATAGGAATATCATTGAATTTGTGACATTGAGTTAGGAGAAGGAAGGAATGGTAGTTGTGGTTTGAGTGGTAGTTAAGCGTGGAACTGATCATGGCATTCAAAGGGCGTTAAGATGGTATGGTATTGAGCTGGGCCCAATACCTACATACCTTAAAACTAAAGCACAGACAGCCCCCACATGTTCTtctgcttaaaaaaaaaaaatcagatcttACAATAGTTTGTTACCGTACTGCCTACGTGGCAGGCATATGGGCATTTCCCACGTCAGcaaatttatatatctattttcCATCTTACATTTCAATTTCATTAAAAAGTTTCTCCTACCTTACTCGATATAGGTGACTGGTGTTAGGTACCAACAACCTATTAGGACATTATCTTTTTCTAAAGAAAACGATCATCCATTCCTTTTTAAGGAGTGCTACCCTCCACAAACATTCTTTTTAAAGGAGTGCCACTTGTGGCAATTATTTACCCTTTTCATTTTTGTAAATTTTTATTACCTATATTGCGCAGGCATAGGATTTTGATTGATCATCCATAATGTTAGTTATGGATTTTAAAAAGAAACTATAGTACTTAAGGTTTAAATTTGATGATTGTATTTAAGAAATCCTggtataaaatataattaaaattttagtaAAATTATATAATCTAAAAGGGGAGAATTTTAAGAGATTGGTAAAGATTATATaagattataattaaatatatgTTTGATATTGTAATGTCGTAAAATTGCATCTTTTACAATTTTACATTACGTAACTCTTCACTTTGGTTATAATCAAGATAATTATGCATTTTAACCTTAACCCCAATCTAAAACATACCTTGCCACCTTGCATGCCTAATTCCTCGATTGTTAGGTCCAAATTGGGTTTGGACGTTTGTGTGTCGCGCTAGCATCCCATGAATATAGGCAACTATGTTAGCCATTGGGATGTTATACTTGTTGCATCTCGATAGTGCAATGCCTCTACCAACCTACATCAATATCGAGGGTCATTGGTTGTTGCTTAAACCATTTCATTGTACCTCCAAATCCACTTTTGAACATTCATTCAACACTCTTCTTGCTTGCTATCACTCTTTTGGCATTCTACAACACCATTCTTGCTTTCCTTTCATTCAAAGTACTTGGCATATTCCATTATCATTTACCATTgctattttttttatattgaacaatgttTTTGAGATTTGAACTTAAGACCTTCCATGTAGGAGGCTTGCAGCTAACCGTTGCAGTGTGGAGTCATCCCCTTACTATTGCTATTGCCATAGTGACATCTCACTTTTACATTATTATTATTTGAAGGAAATCACTACTACTTTGGAGTTTCTCACTGCTTCCTTGCACCAGTAGGCTATCTAGCTTCTATGCTTGGGAGTTATAATTCTCTAGGGTTATTAAATATATATTGTCTTGATATTGTTAGTATATTGTTCTTCTATTTATTTATGTCTTTTTTATCCAATCTTGTCTAAGGATATCTGTGGacgtggaaacaccaaaatgagggtttgatTAAGGCAAACTCTTTTACAGACACTCATCAATTTTCCTTAGTCTCCCATGTGTAGGTACATGTGAAGAAATTGTATGAAAGGAGATCCTAGAGCTATTGAAGCATCTATCGATAATACTCTAAGTTTTTTCTTTGTTCTTTAACCATTTAGTTTCATCAAGTGTTTACAATTTAGTTGCTTTATATTTGTTGTGTAATTGTGCTTTCACAATCTTTAATGTCCAAAATGTTATATAGATCATTATGTAGATCTTTATATGGTAGCTCTTATTCTCTATACAAGATGCTAGCATGCCATGTTGTCATCCTTGACTTGTGCATTTGTCATGGATAGATAGTTCATCAAACTATCGAAGAGATATTTGTGTCCTATATTTTCAGTTTCTAAATTGTAGAgagtttaattaatttatatacttGATTAAAACACATATTTAGTTTATTAGACAAACTCAAAAGTCGTAGTTATTTGTAGGTTTGTTTGAGTGGAGGGGTTGAGATTTCAATCCTTGAAGAGTTTGATTATCCTTCATAGTGATTCACTTTTCAtgctctacattttggtgaacttgacgtgaactcACCTTTTGCAAAAACCTTTCAATCTTTTCAAACAACATTCAAACTTTAAAACTTTttgtttctcttctcttctctcgtTTTCTTAAGTTGGCAGGACTACATGTTGTGGCACTCTTCTATGAGCTTTACAACCCAATCTATGACTTCTAGACACATAGAAGAAGCACAAGACCTAGCATACATGTAGACTGATATAGTCCCACTAGACCTAGTATGATGCTCTTTGGAAATATTAATCCTTTTGGCTCTTAGCCAGTCTTTGGGAGCTTTTCAACCTTAAATTCTCAACCTAATTCTTAGGAAAATTTCCCCCTTGAGTTTCTTGTTGTCGACCATGAATTTTCTCTTAAGGTGCCCTTTGATCAAATGCAATCCTTAGAGGAGAACTTCGGGGAATTCTAAGGCTTTCTTAATCATGAAAACTTAATGCCTCAAGCCACTCCTATAGTTCATAATTTAAGAGACTTGCCCATCTTATATCGTAAGGGCCTTGAGTCACTTCAGGTATCGACTCACATTGGTGAAGCCCATGTACCTTATTATGCATTTGTTTTGCCTCACCCTCAAGACACCCATTTAGATATCAATGGCCCTTAGTCGAATGCCCTAATTCTTGAGAAGTTAGTTCATATGGCTCATACAAATCCTATTGTCAATCCTTCATTTTTTGTTGGTAACACAAATATTGTATCAATGAATCTCATTGCTCCTAGAATTAATGCTTCTTATAATCCTTTGGGATATACAATTCCTACTTTTATGGTGTCCACAAATCTAACTTCTGTAGTTCATGTTTTCGCAGTCAGTGCAACCAAGGGTATTGTTCTTGCTGATGTGGATAATCTACCTCCAACTCCCCCACCACACAATCCtattaaaaactccctattctagAATATGGGTCAAATGTAGTCTCATCTCACTAATCTAAAAAATGTTGCTACATAATCATCACTCATCCCCTATTATCATTGTAGTCCCCctcattttgcatatcttgattgTGCCTATGCCCTTAGGGATCAAGATTTTGAAGTTCAAAAATTTCAATGGTAAGGGTGATCCATAGTTGCATGCTAGTTCTTTGTTGTAGTTTGTCATGATTTTCATCATCAAGACAATTTGTTAGCTAAACTATTCCCACGGTCCCTTAAGGAGACCATGTTAGAGTGGTTTTTCTTATTGCTTGATAATTCTATCTTCTCTTTTGATCACCTCATGAATCAATTTTTGCAAAGGTTTCAAGCAAAAAGTGGACCTAGGGTCACCATAGTTGATCTATCCAATGCAAGAAGTAACCAAATGAGAagacaattgatttcattgaatgtTACCAATTTATATCTTCTTTGATTCCCTACATGCTCCCTAACCATGACATTCAAATGATTTTCAAGGGAAGTTTGTAGCCAACATTAAGGGAATAAGATTCTTTGCTGAAATATCCTTCTTTTACAAATATTGGTACTACACTTTGATATTATTGACATTCGTTGACTCAATTTGGGGCTTCCACTTCTTCCTCATGTACTATTTTTTTTGGACCTACGTCTTCTTCAAGAGGGCCCAAAAAGAATAAAGTAGTTGATAATGCAACTACTATTTCTTAGGCACCTTGGAAGAGTGCACTCATATCACAATGAAATTGGTTCTTTACAAATTTATTAGATTCTTATTTAAGTGTACTTCAAAAACTATTAAAGGATAATGCAATTACCCTTCTAGATATTAGACTGCTCCTTCATAACAAGTCATATCCTAATTGGTATGATGCTTCCAATTTGTTAATATCATTAGGTGCTTGGGCATGACACTGAATGTTGTGAGCATCTAAGACATGTAGTCCAAGACCACATAGATAGCAATACCATATAACATGGTCATAGGAAATAGAATTATAATAaatctaatgctaaccctaatagTGAATTGCAAGTCTACACAAATATATTTCCTCCTTATTCCTCCTAATAGAATCTTTTGCATATGTGAACATAGTAACAATCACTCTGATATCACTTTGAAGATTAAGATACCTGACATATCTTCAACACCTAATGACTCACCATTATATGGAGAGCCTTCTCGTCTATAATTCCATGCTTAGATTAGTGATAATGTCTTTATTAGTGCTATGGTTGATCCTACGTACAGAGCCAATGTGATCACAAAGGAGGCCCTTTTTATTAATAGTTTGCACATGGCAAGATATGATTATTAAAAGGTCACCATTTGTACACatgattttcttttcttcctcctttggcaTTTATTGCTTTGTTAGTTCTCGTGGGGCCTAAGGCTATTTCTACAATATTTGTTTTGATTCCCAAGTCTAACTTATTTAGAGAGAAGATAAGCATTCCTTAGCTAGTTTTCATGGTTTTTGTTGCCTTTGTTGTCCACAAGTGTCTGAAGTTTTCTCATGTAGCATTATGAAAACTATCAAGAATACTAGATACAAGCCACTTGTGTCACATGAGGGCTTATCTCTCAATCATTTA contains the following coding sequences:
- the LOC131054471 gene encoding transcription factor CPC: MSDIDRSSSEDNISVSSQEETNADSKMDFSEDEEDLITRLYNLLGQRWALIAGRIPGRSAEEIKKYCSRRYASD